One genomic window of Thalassolituus hydrocarboniclasticus includes the following:
- the pgl gene encoding 6-phosphogluconolactonase yields MLNGMQDLRFNSSDTLARQLAGDLATRLQRCIERRGRACLAVSGGKTPVAFFQQLAQQPVDWQKVLITLVDERWVDEHDPQSNAALVREHLLQHQAAQAYFLPLKNKAASPQQGFMDCENTLHEQLDQLDYAVLGMGSDGHTASWFPHSQALPRCLDGNSGAWCCPVSDEQVTPPRMTLTWSLLANCRHLFLLFDGDDKNRVFSLACDTAEAGNTAAMPVRRVLFQSQVGLSVYRRENLHGEPDAPLTA; encoded by the coding sequence ATGTTGAACGGAATGCAGGATCTGCGCTTTAACAGCAGTGATACGCTGGCCAGACAGCTGGCGGGTGATCTGGCGACGCGTCTGCAGCGCTGCATTGAACGCCGTGGCCGGGCTTGTCTGGCGGTCAGCGGTGGCAAGACGCCGGTCGCTTTTTTTCAGCAGCTGGCACAACAGCCGGTCGACTGGCAGAAAGTTCTGATTACGCTGGTGGATGAACGCTGGGTGGACGAGCATGATCCTCAGAGCAATGCCGCGCTGGTGCGTGAGCATCTGCTGCAACATCAGGCGGCACAGGCTTACTTTCTGCCGTTAAAAAACAAGGCAGCGTCGCCGCAGCAGGGCTTTATGGACTGTGAAAATACCCTGCATGAGCAGCTTGATCAGCTCGATTATGCGGTACTGGGTATGGGCAGCGATGGACATACGGCGAGCTGGTTTCCACACAGCCAGGCACTGCCGCGCTGTCTGGATGGTAACTCCGGCGCCTGGTGTTGCCCGGTGAGCGACGAACAGGTCACGCCGCCACGTATGACCCTGACCTGGAGTTTACTGGCGAACTGCCGCCATCTGTTTTTGTTATTTGACGGTGACGATAAAAACCGCGTGTTCAGTCTCGCCTGCGATACCGCTGAAGCAGGCAACACCGCGGCCATGCCGGTGCGCCGGGTTTTGTTTCAGTCACAGGTCGGCCTGAGCGTTTATCGCCGGGAAAATTTACACGGAGAGCCTGATGCACCCCTTACTGCTTGA
- the zwf gene encoding glucose-6-phosphate dehydrogenase: protein MHINAPFELILFGGLGDLAQRKLLPALYLLHRDGRLPAGRIYSTTRRDISATDFAEMVRAALKRHVATEYLEESSWQSFSERLHCLTVDLSDEAQYSLLAGALMPGDINRIFYLATGSDLYTGIARGLHNSGLILSQSKIVLEKPIGHDFASAQAINNAVAEYFAESQIYRIDHYLGKETVQNLMVLRFANSLFESQWNQKYIDHIQITISESLGVEKRAGFYDQVGAMRDMFQNHLLQLLCITAMEPPARLEPDAVRDEKVKVLKSLKAITAEAVSDKVVRGQYDAGVSDGQPVPRYRDEPGVQAKSMTETFVAVKVEIDNWRWAGVPFYLRTGKRLADRACEIVVHFKAIPHSIFPMQHKNTMANKLIFRLQPDEGIRLMLCEKRVGPGMNVRPMNLSLNPANHKQTRVPEAYERLLFDVLSANATLFLRDDELLEAWRWVDPILQAWNDSEQRPEPYTSGSWGPAAATLLLAKDGRLWDENS, encoded by the coding sequence ATGCATATCAATGCTCCATTCGAGCTGATTCTGTTTGGTGGCCTGGGGGATCTGGCGCAACGCAAGCTGCTGCCGGCGTTGTATCTGCTGCATCGTGACGGGCGTCTGCCGGCCGGGCGTATTTATTCGACTACCCGGCGCGACATCAGTGCCACCGATTTTGCCGAGATGGTCCGCGCGGCACTTAAACGGCATGTCGCAACCGAATATCTGGAAGAAAGCAGCTGGCAGAGCTTCAGTGAGCGTCTGCACTGTCTGACGGTAGATCTCAGCGATGAGGCCCAGTACAGCCTGTTGGCCGGCGCGCTGATGCCCGGCGATATTAACCGTATTTTTTATCTGGCTACCGGTTCCGATCTGTATACCGGCATTGCCCGCGGCTTGCATAACAGTGGTCTGATTCTCAGCCAGAGCAAAATCGTGCTGGAAAAGCCCATCGGTCATGACTTTGCTTCAGCGCAGGCGATTAATAACGCCGTTGCTGAATACTTTGCTGAATCGCAGATTTACCGTATCGACCATTATCTGGGCAAAGAAACGGTACAGAATCTGATGGTGCTGCGCTTTGCCAATTCCCTGTTTGAATCCCAGTGGAATCAGAAGTACATCGATCATATTCAGATCACCATTTCTGAATCTCTGGGCGTGGAAAAACGCGCGGGTTTTTATGATCAGGTCGGCGCTATGCGCGATATGTTTCAGAACCATCTGCTGCAATTACTCTGTATTACCGCGATGGAACCGCCGGCCCGGCTGGAACCGGATGCGGTGCGTGACGAAAAGGTAAAAGTACTTAAATCCCTGAAGGCCATTACGGCAGAAGCGGTCAGCGATAAAGTGGTTCGTGGTCAGTACGATGCCGGCGTATCCGATGGTCAGCCGGTGCCGCGCTACCGCGATGAACCCGGTGTGCAGGCCAAAAGCATGACCGAAACCTTTGTTGCGGTAAAAGTTGAGATTGATAACTGGCGCTGGGCGGGGGTGCCGTTTTATCTGCGTACTGGTAAGCGTCTGGCGGACCGGGCCTGTGAAATTGTGGTGCATTTTAAAGCCATTCCGCACTCCATCTTCCCGATGCAGCATAAAAATACCATGGCCAACAAACTGATCTTCCGCCTGCAGCCGGATGAAGGTATCCGCCTGATGTTGTGCGAAAAACGGGTAGGGCCGGGCATGAATGTGCGGCCGATGAATCTCAGTCTGAATCCGGCCAACCATAAGCAGACACGGGTGCCGGAAGCCTACGAACGTTTGTTGTTTGATGTACTGAGTGCAAATGCCACGCTGTTTTTACGCGATGATGAATTACTTGAGGCATGGCGCTGGGTCGATCCGATTCTGCAGGCGTGGAACGACTCTGAGCAGCGTCCGGAACCCTATACTTCGGGCTCCTGGGGGCCGGCTGCAGCAACCTTGCTGCTGGCCAAAGATGGCCGTCTGTGGGATGAGAACAGCTGA
- a CDS encoding FKBP-type peptidyl-prolyl cis-trans isomerase: MNLIKSAPAVILGALLLAGCGQEDSVKLENHVDQASYGVGLNIGRQLSREEVDMNADAIAAGIKDALANAEPRIGEDVIKAAFDKIREEQTMKQEALNDAAAKAGQDFLAENAKRKDVTVTESGLQYEVMVAAADGQPVPEASDTVRVHYHGTLIDGTVFDSSVERGEPAQFPVTGVIRGWVEALQMMKVGDKWKLYIPAELAYGARSPSPRIPANSALVFEVELLDIVK; the protein is encoded by the coding sequence ATGAATCTGATTAAATCAGCACCTGCGGTCATTCTGGGTGCTTTGTTGTTGGCCGGTTGCGGTCAGGAGGACTCTGTGAAGTTAGAAAATCATGTTGATCAGGCGAGCTATGGCGTTGGTCTTAATATTGGTCGTCAGTTGTCTCGCGAAGAAGTCGACATGAATGCCGATGCGATTGCTGCAGGCATCAAAGATGCTCTGGCAAATGCTGAGCCGCGCATCGGTGAAGATGTGATTAAAGCCGCTTTCGATAAAATCCGTGAAGAGCAAACCATGAAGCAGGAAGCACTGAATGATGCTGCTGCTAAAGCGGGTCAGGATTTCCTGGCTGAAAATGCCAAGCGTAAAGATGTGACTGTGACTGAATCTGGTCTGCAGTATGAAGTTATGGTTGCTGCGGCCGATGGCCAGCCAGTGCCGGAAGCTTCTGATACTGTGCGTGTGCATTATCATGGCACTCTGATTGACGGTACTGTATTTGACAGTTCTGTTGAGCGTGGTGAGCCTGCACAATTCCCGGTTACCGGTGTTATCCGTGGTTGGGTAGAAGCGCTGCAGATGATGAAAGTGGGTGATAAGTGGAAGCTGTATATTCCTGCTGAACTGGCTTACGGCGCACGTAGCCCAAGCCCGCGTATTCCTGCAAACTCCGCTCTGGTGTTTGAGGTTGAGCTGCTGGATATCGTTAAGTAA
- a CDS encoding TIGR04219 family outer membrane beta-barrel protein, giving the protein MKKTAIAAFLLAMTPVAAQADLLFTVGAKASVWNAEAGGQIDEGVSVEKDGLNLDSDNGQQLTVFFEHPLPFIPNLKLKQTSLELEGDGNINAQFADQTFNEDVSSKLDLSHSDLTLYWGLPLPVPFVDVNFGLTARQFDGVAEVSGKTTSVNESVDLDFVMPLVYGEVKIDSPFGLYASADINYIGMGGNKLSDISYGIGYDLPVPVVDIGLEAGYRSINLKADKDLADIDTDFDVSGAYFGASLALGF; this is encoded by the coding sequence ATGAAAAAGACTGCAATCGCTGCGTTTCTGCTGGCAATGACGCCGGTGGCCGCACAAGCTGATTTACTTTTTACCGTCGGTGCCAAAGCCAGTGTCTGGAATGCTGAAGCCGGTGGCCAGATTGATGAAGGCGTTTCGGTTGAAAAAGACGGCCTGAATCTCGACTCTGACAACGGTCAGCAGCTGACTGTGTTCTTCGAACACCCGCTGCCGTTTATTCCGAACCTGAAGCTGAAGCAGACCTCACTGGAATTGGAAGGTGACGGTAATATTAACGCCCAGTTTGCTGATCAGACGTTTAATGAAGACGTTAGCAGTAAACTGGATCTGAGCCACTCTGATCTGACCCTGTACTGGGGCCTGCCGCTGCCGGTACCTTTTGTTGATGTGAATTTTGGTCTGACTGCCCGTCAGTTTGATGGCGTTGCAGAAGTCAGCGGAAAAACCACCAGTGTTAATGAAAGTGTTGATCTCGATTTCGTGATGCCGCTGGTTTACGGTGAAGTAAAAATCGACAGCCCATTTGGCCTGTATGCGTCAGCCGATATTAACTACATCGGTATGGGCGGTAATAAGCTGAGCGATATCAGCTACGGCATCGGTTACGATCTGCCGGTACCGGTTGTGGATATCGGTCTGGAAGCCGGTTACCGCAGCATTAACCTGAAAGCCGATAAAGACCTGGCTGACATCGATACCGATTTCGATGTGTCCGGTGCTTACTTTGGTGCTTCTCTGGCACTGGGTTTCTGA
- the purC gene encoding phosphoribosylaminoimidazolesuccinocarboxamide synthase — translation MEKRELLYSGKAKSVYTTDDPDYMVLEFRNDTSAFDGKKVEQLDRKGMVNNKFNAYIMTKLAEAGIPTHFERLLSDTDALVKRLDMIPLECVVRNIAAGSLCRRLGVEEGIDLVPPTFELFLKNDALGDPMVNEYHARSFGWVEDQHLARMKELTFKVNDVLKQIFLEGGLLLVDSKLEFGLFKGEVVLGDEFSPDGCRLWDKDSREKLDKDRFRQGLGGVVEAYEEVGRRIGVTF, via the coding sequence ATGGAAAAGCGTGAATTACTCTACTCAGGTAAGGCGAAGTCTGTGTATACCACTGACGATCCGGACTACATGGTGCTGGAGTTCCGCAACGATACTTCCGCTTTCGATGGCAAGAAGGTCGAGCAGCTGGACCGTAAAGGTATGGTGAACAATAAGTTCAACGCCTACATCATGACCAAGCTGGCTGAGGCGGGTATTCCGACGCACTTTGAACGTCTGTTGTCGGATACCGATGCGCTGGTTAAGCGTCTGGATATGATTCCGCTGGAGTGTGTGGTGCGTAATATCGCCGCAGGTTCTCTGTGCCGTCGTCTGGGTGTGGAAGAAGGTATCGATCTGGTTCCGCCAACCTTTGAACTGTTTCTGAAAAACGATGCGCTGGGCGACCCTATGGTCAATGAATACCACGCCCGTTCTTTTGGCTGGGTCGAAGACCAGCATCTGGCGCGCATGAAAGAGCTGACCTTTAAAGTGAACGATGTGCTGAAGCAGATTTTCCTTGAAGGTGGTCTGCTGCTGGTTGATTCCAAGCTGGAATTCGGCCTGTTTAAAGGTGAAGTGGTGCTGGGTGACGAGTTCTCACCAGACGGCTGCCGCCTGTGGGATAAAGACTCCCGTGAGAAGCTGGATAAAGACCGTTTCCGTCAGGGGCTGGGCGGTGTGGTTGAAGCCTATGAAGAAGTGGGCCGTCGTATCGGCGTAACCTTCTGA
- a CDS encoding MBL fold metallo-hydrolase, translated as MRYASLGSGSRGNATIVLQNDRGVLIDCGFNRKNILLRLQESGIDPRQLDGVFVTHEHSDHAKGVAALCETLNIPFYASFGTARKMEWTEHPLWRCISSDQVTSVGGLAVLPVVVPHDAEEPLQFVLENSAEKRLGVLSDLGSLTPHIVNVYQRCHALQIEANHDPLMLQNGPYPPSLRARVAGNFGHLSNQQCAELISRVQWDGLQHVTAGHISEKNNDRALVCQTLSQALQCAPHEVSLLQQDQVSDWRQL; from the coding sequence GTGAGATACGCATCTTTGGGCAGTGGCAGTCGCGGCAATGCCACCATTGTTTTGCAAAATGACCGTGGAGTGCTGATTGACTGCGGCTTTAACCGTAAAAACATTCTGCTGCGTCTGCAGGAGTCAGGCATTGATCCGCGCCAGCTGGATGGTGTGTTTGTTACCCATGAGCACAGTGATCATGCCAAGGGCGTGGCAGCGTTATGTGAAACGCTGAATATTCCGTTTTATGCATCCTTTGGTACCGCGCGCAAAATGGAATGGACGGAACATCCGCTCTGGCGTTGCATCAGCTCAGATCAGGTAACCAGTGTAGGTGGTCTGGCGGTGTTGCCGGTTGTGGTTCCCCACGATGCGGAAGAACCGCTGCAGTTTGTACTGGAAAACAGTGCGGAAAAACGTCTTGGTGTATTGTCGGATCTGGGTTCGCTAACACCGCATATTGTGAATGTTTATCAGCGCTGCCATGCCTTGCAGATTGAAGCCAATCACGACCCGCTGATGTTGCAGAATGGTCCTTATCCACCCAGTCTGCGCGCCAGAGTGGCTGGTAATTTCGGTCATCTGAGTAATCAGCAGTGTGCTGAGCTGATCAGTCGCGTGCAGTGGGACGGACTACAGCATGTAACCGCAGGCCATATCAGTGAAAAAAATAACGACCGTGCTCTGGTTTGTCAGACACTGTCACAGGCGCTGCAGTGCGCGCCGCATGAAGTATCTTTGCTGCAGCAGGATCAGGTATCCGACTGGCGGCAGCTTTAG
- the bamC gene encoding outer membrane protein assembly factor BamC: MRILLLPAVVMLSGCSWMFGDTFRDRAMDYLDAEEQAPTRTEQDIRLVTSDAYAIPALPVTPDKPSSFETPQPQRYIAEDEEADGVASLNEYRSEALNPRLDKDGAGTQILRMDGGFASAWAAVTEALSASDLKLTDLNRSTGTYYLEMKTRNDAVQLSWWDRFWGNDNIVTETYLLKMNRARQGVYLSLLTDADNLAGEAITADVLNEIKAQLEK; encoded by the coding sequence ATGCGTATTTTATTGTTGCCAGCCGTTGTTATGCTGTCCGGTTGCAGCTGGATGTTCGGTGATACTTTCCGCGATCGTGCGATGGATTATCTGGATGCAGAAGAGCAGGCGCCAACCCGCACGGAGCAGGACATCCGTCTGGTAACATCTGATGCCTATGCCATCCCGGCTTTACCGGTGACACCGGACAAACCGTCTTCATTCGAGACCCCGCAGCCGCAGCGTTATATTGCGGAAGATGAAGAGGCCGATGGTGTTGCCTCGCTGAATGAATACCGTTCTGAGGCACTGAATCCGCGTCTGGATAAAGATGGCGCCGGCACTCAGATTCTGCGTATGGACGGTGGTTTTGCCAGTGCCTGGGCGGCGGTTACGGAAGCTCTGAGTGCTTCAGATCTGAAGCTGACCGACCTTAACCGCAGTACCGGTACTTATTATCTGGAAATGAAAACCCGTAATGATGCCGTGCAGCTGAGCTGGTGGGATCGCTTCTGGGGTAATGACAATATCGTGACCGAAACCTATCTGCTGAAGATGAACCGTGCCCGTCAGGGGGTGTATCTGTCACTGTTGACTGATGCTGATAATCTGGCCGGCGAAGCCATAACGGCTGATGTGCTGAACGAGATTAAAGCCCAGCTGGAAAAGTGA
- the dapA gene encoding 4-hydroxy-tetrahydrodipicolinate synthase, which translates to MITGSIVALVTPMHADGSVDWESLDGLVEFHIKQGTDAIVAVGTTGESATLSTEEHCAVIERVVKVTAGRRPIIAGTGANSTSEAIELTQEAKNLGADACLLVTPYYNKPPQRGLIKHHEAIAAAVDIPQILYNVPGRTACDMLPETIAALADVEQIVAVKEATGDLERARKVIELVGDRMAVYSGDDATAYELILLGGKGNISVTANVAPALMHQLCMLALDGQAAEAKALNERLMNLHNAMFCEANPIPVKWALHKMGLMGRGIRLPLVELDERYKPKVELSLAALELI; encoded by the coding sequence ATGATTACCGGCAGTATTGTGGCTTTGGTAACCCCTATGCACGCTGATGGCAGTGTGGATTGGGAAAGTCTGGACGGACTGGTGGAGTTCCACATCAAACAGGGCACCGACGCGATTGTTGCCGTGGGCACAACCGGCGAGTCGGCAACCCTGAGCACAGAAGAGCACTGCGCGGTGATTGAGCGTGTGGTTAAAGTCACTGCTGGTCGTCGTCCGATCATTGCCGGCACCGGTGCCAACTCAACCTCAGAAGCGATTGAGCTGACTCAGGAAGCGAAAAACCTGGGTGCCGATGCCTGTCTGCTGGTGACTCCGTATTACAACAAACCACCACAGCGCGGCCTGATCAAGCACCACGAGGCCATTGCTGCGGCCGTCGATATTCCGCAGATTCTGTACAACGTACCAGGCCGTACCGCCTGTGACATGCTGCCGGAAACCATTGCGGCACTGGCGGATGTTGAGCAGATTGTGGCCGTGAAAGAAGCGACCGGCGATCTGGAGCGGGCGCGTAAAGTCATTGAACTGGTAGGAGACCGTATGGCGGTCTATTCCGGTGATGACGCTACGGCTTATGAGCTGATCCTGCTGGGCGGTAAAGGCAATATTTCGGTAACGGCCAACGTGGCACCGGCTTTAATGCATCAGCTGTGCATGCTGGCGCTGGATGGTCAGGCGGCGGAAGCGAAAGCGCTGAATGAGCGTCTGATGAATCTGCACAACGCCATGTTCTGTGAAGCCAACCCGATTCCGGTGAAATGGGCTCTGCACAAAATGGGGCTGATGGGTCGTGGTATCCGTTTGCCGCTGGTTGAACTGGATGAGCGTTACAAGCCAAAAGTCGAGCTGTCTCTGGCCGCTCTTGAACTCATTTAA
- a CDS encoding AI-2E family transporter yields the protein MIKVFRRWIDRYFSDEEALLLLLLITAVLLVIITLGKVLAPFLTAIVLAYLLQGTMNYCKRRGLGHLGATILVFMLFVGVLMLLLLIILPATWQQLTQFFYELPRMASKGQELLMLLPQQYPDLVSVDQVKVWTKQIGDELASVGQFAVSFSITGITGVMAVLIYCVLVPILVFFLLKDSDQILSWCTAFLPQRRQLLNRIWSEMDVQIANYIRGKVLEIVIVGGVTYVAFLILGVNYAALLAIAVGLSVLVPYIGAAVVTIPIALVGYVQWGWTNDFIWLMVVYGIIQALDGNVLVPLLFSEVVNLHPVAIIVAVLVFGGLWGFWGVFFAIPLATLFKAVLQAWPDNRVSDSDCV from the coding sequence ATGATTAAGGTATTCCGGCGCTGGATTGACCGCTATTTTTCTGATGAAGAAGCGCTGCTGTTGTTATTGCTTATTACGGCGGTATTGCTGGTCATTATTACGCTGGGCAAGGTGCTGGCACCGTTCCTGACAGCCATCGTGCTGGCGTATCTGTTACAGGGGACAATGAATTACTGTAAGCGCCGGGGGTTGGGTCATCTCGGTGCGACGATACTGGTCTTTATGTTGTTTGTTGGCGTACTGATGCTGCTGTTGCTGATTATTCTGCCCGCCACCTGGCAGCAGCTGACGCAGTTTTTTTATGAATTGCCGCGTATGGCCAGTAAGGGACAGGAGCTTCTGATGCTGCTTCCACAGCAGTATCCGGATCTGGTATCGGTCGATCAGGTGAAAGTCTGGACCAAGCAGATTGGTGATGAACTGGCGTCAGTCGGGCAATTTGCCGTAAGTTTTTCCATCACCGGGATTACCGGGGTTATGGCGGTACTGATTTACTGCGTACTGGTGCCGATTCTGGTGTTCTTTCTGTTGAAAGACTCTGATCAGATTCTTTCCTGGTGTACGGCATTTTTACCGCAGCGCCGGCAATTACTGAACCGCATCTGGTCTGAAATGGATGTACAGATTGCCAACTATATCCGCGGTAAGGTGCTGGAAATTGTTATCGTCGGTGGTGTCACCTATGTGGCTTTTCTGATTCTGGGCGTGAACTATGCGGCGCTGCTGGCCATTGCGGTGGGTTTGTCGGTACTGGTGCCTTATATCGGCGCTGCGGTGGTCACCATTCCGATTGCTCTGGTGGGTTACGTGCAGTGGGGCTGGACCAACGACTTTATCTGGCTGATGGTGGTGTACGGCATTATTCAGGCACTGGATGGCAATGTGCTGGTGCCGTTGTTGTTTTCTGAAGTGGTCAACCTGCATCCGGTGGCGATTATTGTGGCGGTGCTGGTGTTTGGCGGGCTGTGGGGATTCTGGGGTGTGTTTTTTGCAATCCCGCTGGCAACCCTGTTTAAAGCGGTTTTGCAGGCCTGGCCCGATAACAGAGTAAGCGATAGTGACTGCGTCTGA
- a CDS encoding sulfurtransferase TusA family protein, with translation MSNSNQYHQALDASGLECPLPLLKTKLALKTLAAGEVLWVTATDAGSWRDIRKYIAMTNNELVAASDVDGCYQFWIKKGA, from the coding sequence GTGTCTAATTCAAACCAATATCATCAGGCTCTGGATGCATCCGGACTGGAATGCCCGTTGCCACTGTTAAAAACCAAGCTGGCGCTGAAGACGCTGGCGGCCGGTGAGGTGTTGTGGGTGACGGCAACCGATGCCGGTTCGTGGCGTGATATCCGTAAATATATTGCAATGACCAATAATGAACTGGTGGCCGCTTCCGATGTCGATGGTTGCTATCAGTTCTGGATTAAAAAAGGAGCCTGA
- a CDS encoding M48 family metalloprotease, translated as MNFRLTRLALLLLSSCAAFSTPTIQAATADLPDLGDSASSYVSLQEEHDLGRVWLRQLRAQAKTVDDPLITEFLENLIFRLVPHSEVKQSDFEFVVVDRAELNAFAVPGGIIGINFGILLHTRDEDELSAVLAHELAHLSQRHFARQIEAAEKQEPIAIATLLASILLIATNNPDAGFAGLVTSQAASIQSRLAYSREWEQEADRIGMRTLSTAGLDPYAMPSMFQQMLQANRYSQRPPEFLLTHPVTESRVADAADRAQTYPRKPRLAGFEFRALQNEAMIRYQLSADKRVDYFTQQLQITARSSAEHAAALYSLARLALDNNDSKSSRAYLKKIISPWRDHSAVVALNARNLAAESKYTEAIEAIDNALPFDPQDYLLLSIKASLLRQSSQKNEAVAVLKHLSELRSTNPAVWRMLGEAAGDANMILLGHRANAEYLFYSGYHAKALRQMELALQLAKKNRDFQQEAALGQRLRVMANSAAILP; from the coding sequence TTGAATTTCCGCCTAACACGTCTCGCGCTGTTACTGCTGAGCAGCTGCGCCGCCTTCAGCACTCCAACCATTCAGGCCGCAACTGCCGACCTGCCGGATCTTGGCGACAGCGCCTCCAGCTATGTCTCGCTGCAGGAAGAACACGACCTCGGACGGGTCTGGCTGCGCCAGCTGCGCGCACAGGCAAAAACGGTAGACGATCCGCTGATCACCGAATTTCTGGAAAACCTGATTTTCCGTCTGGTGCCGCACAGCGAGGTCAAACAATCCGACTTTGAGTTTGTTGTCGTTGACCGCGCGGAATTAAATGCATTTGCCGTGCCCGGCGGCATTATCGGTATTAACTTCGGCATACTGTTACACACCCGCGACGAAGACGAACTGTCAGCCGTTCTGGCGCACGAACTGGCCCACCTGAGTCAGCGTCACTTTGCCCGCCAGATCGAAGCCGCAGAAAAACAGGAACCCATTGCTATCGCCACGCTGCTGGCGAGCATCCTGCTGATTGCCACCAACAATCCCGACGCCGGTTTTGCCGGTCTGGTTACCAGTCAGGCCGCCAGCATTCAGAGCCGTCTGGCCTATTCACGCGAATGGGAGCAGGAAGCAGACCGTATTGGCATGCGCACCCTGTCAACCGCCGGGCTCGATCCTTACGCTATGCCATCTATGTTTCAGCAGATGCTGCAGGCCAATCGTTACAGTCAGCGACCACCGGAATTCTTGCTGACCCACCCGGTCACCGAGTCCCGTGTCGCGGATGCTGCAGACCGCGCCCAGACATATCCGCGTAAACCACGACTGGCGGGGTTTGAATTCCGCGCCCTGCAGAACGAAGCCATGATCCGCTACCAGCTCAGCGCCGATAAGCGCGTGGATTACTTCACTCAACAACTGCAGATCACAGCGCGCAGCAGCGCTGAGCATGCTGCAGCACTGTACAGCCTGGCCCGCCTGGCACTGGATAATAATGACAGCAAAAGCAGCCGGGCTTATCTGAAAAAAATCATCAGTCCGTGGCGCGATCACTCTGCCGTGGTTGCCCTTAATGCCCGCAACCTGGCAGCGGAAAGTAAATATACAGAAGCCATTGAAGCCATCGATAACGCCCTGCCCTTCGATCCTCAGGATTATCTGCTGTTAAGCATCAAAGCTTCATTGCTGCGCCAGTCCAGCCAGAAAAATGAGGCCGTTGCGGTCCTCAAACACCTGAGTGAATTACGCAGCACCAATCCGGCCGTCTGGCGCATGCTGGGTGAAGCTGCAGGCGATGCCAATATGATTTTGCTGGGCCACCGCGCTAATGCTGAATATCTGTTTTATTCAGGGTACCACGCCAAAGCACTGCGACAGATGGAACTGGCTTTACAGCTGGCGAAAAAGAACCGTGATTTTCAGCAGGAAGCTGCACTGGGGCAGCGCCTGCGGGTCATGGCCAACAGCGCTGCAATTCTTCCCTGA
- the nadA gene encoding quinolinate synthase NadA has protein sequence MNETIPAAQQIVRDFWSAPAAPLTAEQSAELKQEIRELLIQEDAALVAHYYTDPEIQALAEETGGCVADSLEMARFGRDHKASTLIVAGVRFMGETAKILSPEKRILMPTLEATCSLDIGCPVEEFSAFCDQHPDRTVVVYANTSAAVKARADWVVTSSIALDVVNHLKEQGQKLIWAPDKHLGSYVQRETGADMILWDSACIVHDEFKAKALEDLKKVHPEAAVLVHPESPESVVKMADAVGSTSQLIAAAKNLPNPVLIVATDKAIFYKMQQAAPDKLLIEAPTAGNGATCRSCAHCPWMAMNGLQSIRDVLVNADQEILIEEGLRQRAVVSLQRMLNFNKG, from the coding sequence ATGAACGAAACCATACCGGCTGCACAACAGATTGTCCGTGACTTCTGGTCTGCACCTGCTGCACCACTGACGGCCGAGCAAAGCGCTGAGCTTAAGCAGGAAATCCGTGAATTATTAATTCAGGAAGATGCGGCTCTGGTTGCCCATTATTACACCGACCCTGAAATCCAGGCGCTGGCAGAAGAAACCGGCGGCTGTGTGGCTGATTCTCTGGAAATGGCCCGTTTTGGTCGTGACCACAAAGCCAGTACGCTGATTGTGGCTGGTGTACGTTTTATGGGGGAAACCGCAAAAATTCTCAGCCCGGAAAAACGCATTCTGATGCCGACGCTGGAGGCAACCTGCTCGCTGGATATCGGTTGCCCGGTCGAAGAGTTTTCTGCGTTCTGTGATCAGCACCCGGATCGCACCGTGGTGGTGTATGCCAATACCTCGGCGGCGGTAAAAGCGCGTGCGGATTGGGTGGTCACCTCGAGCATTGCCCTTGATGTGGTTAATCATCTTAAAGAGCAGGGGCAGAAGCTGATCTGGGCACCGGATAAGCACCTGGGCAGTTATGTGCAGCGTGAAACCGGGGCTGACATGATTCTGTGGGACAGTGCCTGTATTGTTCACGATGAATTTAAAGCCAAGGCGCTGGAAGATCTGAAGAAGGTTCACCCGGAGGCTGCGGTTCTGGTACATCCGGAATCACCGGAGTCGGTTGTCAAAATGGCCGATGCTGTGGGCTCGACCAGTCAGCTGATTGCGGCAGCCAAAAACTTACCTAACCCGGTGCTGATTGTTGCTACTGATAAGGCCATTTTTTATAAGATGCAGCAGGCTGCGCCGGATAAGTTACTTATCGAAGCGCCAACTGCCGGTAATGGTGCAACCTGTCGCAGCTGTGCGCATTGCCCGTGGATGGCGATGAATGGTCTGCAGAGCATTCGCGATGTGCTGGTTAATGCTGATCAGGAAATTCTGATTGAAGAAGGTTTGCGTCAGCGGGCGGTGGTCAGCCTGCAACGCATGCTGAATTTCAATAAAGGCTGA